In bacterium, a single window of DNA contains:
- a CDS encoding radical SAM protein has product MPERQPYVPEYCVWELTLRCNLRCLHCGSKAGRARADELTLEECLPVADELAALGCRQASLIGGEVFLYRGWERVARRLADRGVQVNTITNGLVLDDSHLAEIRHARLSNVCLSLDGLREAHNTIRGVRTSFDRAVATMARLRSEDIPVAVVTTLTALNVDDLPGLYELLVAHGVETWQIQLATPMGNMARARHLLLEPARVPGVTRFIREHRDAARLWILAGDDIGYYDKNEIYLRNQPGSLGSWQGCSAGLRAVGIDSEGNVKGCESLYDPRFVEGNLRTRSLSEIWNDAGAFSYNRRFEIGQLGGTCTGCDKGARCRGGCRGVCFFTSDGLFTNPYCCYPGRPSSESESDSASDPQAAGGPGPQIRRPQRARR; this is encoded by the coding sequence ATGCCCGAGAGGCAGCCATACGTCCCTGAATACTGCGTCTGGGAACTAACGCTTCGCTGCAACTTGCGCTGTCTCCACTGCGGGTCGAAGGCCGGCCGGGCGCGCGCCGATGAGCTCACGCTCGAGGAGTGCCTGCCAGTGGCCGACGAGCTGGCCGCGCTCGGCTGCCGGCAGGCAAGCCTCATCGGCGGCGAGGTCTTCCTCTATCGCGGGTGGGAACGCGTGGCACGCCGCCTGGCCGACCGCGGGGTCCAGGTCAACACTATCACGAACGGCCTGGTGCTCGATGATTCGCACCTCGCGGAGATCCGGCACGCGCGCCTGAGCAATGTCTGTCTCTCCCTCGATGGCTTGCGGGAAGCTCACAACACGATCCGCGGCGTGCGCACGTCCTTCGACCGCGCCGTCGCGACGATGGCCCGGCTGCGGTCCGAGGACATCCCGGTCGCCGTCGTCACGACCCTGACTGCGCTGAACGTCGACGACTTGCCGGGCCTGTACGAGCTGCTGGTCGCCCATGGCGTCGAGACCTGGCAGATCCAGCTCGCCACGCCCATGGGGAACATGGCCCGCGCGCGCCACTTGCTCCTCGAGCCGGCGCGCGTGCCAGGCGTGACGCGCTTCATCCGCGAGCACCGGGACGCGGCGCGACTCTGGATCCTGGCCGGGGACGACATCGGCTACTACGACAAGAACGAGATCTACCTGCGGAACCAGCCTGGAAGCCTCGGCAGCTGGCAGGGCTGCAGCGCGGGTCTGCGGGCCGTCGGCATCGACAGCGAGGGCAACGTCAAGGGCTGCGAGTCGCTCTACGACCCGCGCTTCGTCGAGGGCAACCTGCGGACCCGGTCCTTGAGCGAGATCTGGAACGACGCCGGTGCGTTCTCCTACAACCGCCGCTTCGAGATTGGCCAACTGGGGGGCACGTGCACCGGCTGTGACAAGGGAGCCCGCTGCCGAGGCGGGTGCCGCGGGGTGTGCTTCTTCACCTCGGACGGCCTGTTCACAAACCCCTACTGCTGCTATCCGGGTCGGCCGTCCAGCGAGAGCGAAAGCGACTCGGCGAGCGATCCTCAGGCCGCAGGCGGTCCGGGACCCCAGATCCGCCGGCCGCAGCGCGCGAGGAGGTGA
- a CDS encoding response regulator: MSSLTPKGRILVVDDERSVRITLRLILERKFRVRLAHSCEIALRILEEQASAISLVLLDKKFPDKTMQGEQALKIIHERWPNLLVIMLTVDYQVPSAVQCAKLGAFQYVNKMPNLRDAVLPVVAEAMNIVRLQHETDDYERELRQRRELEQDMRAGVVPTTALPPAKAEPHRVRDFETVRKEHYVYAYQAHDGNLLYAARSLHVSYDSYRDKLIEWGVHVPRRRRKGARSGRRKPRVARHGRQPRPRAVLGDSQSI; the protein is encoded by the coding sequence ATGTCCTCGCTCACTCCCAAGGGGCGCATCCTGGTAGTGGACGACGAGCGATCAGTGCGGATCACGCTCCGCCTGATTCTTGAGCGGAAGTTCCGGGTACGGCTGGCGCACTCATGTGAGATTGCCCTGCGAATACTCGAGGAGCAGGCAAGCGCCATTAGCCTGGTGCTGCTCGACAAGAAGTTTCCCGACAAGACCATGCAGGGTGAACAGGCGCTCAAGATCATCCACGAGCGCTGGCCAAACCTGCTGGTCATCATGCTGACCGTTGACTACCAGGTGCCTTCGGCCGTGCAGTGCGCGAAGCTGGGCGCCTTCCAGTACGTCAACAAGATGCCCAACCTGCGGGACGCCGTCCTGCCCGTGGTCGCGGAAGCCATGAACATCGTCCGCCTCCAGCACGAAACCGACGACTACGAGCGCGAGCTGCGCCAGCGACGCGAGCTCGAGCAGGACATGCGCGCTGGCGTGGTTCCGACTACGGCTCTGCCACCTGCGAAGGCTGAGCCCCACCGCGTCCGCGACTTCGAAACGGTTAGGAAGGAACACTACGTCTACGCTTACCAGGCGCATGACGGTAACCTCCTCTACGCCGCCCGCAGCCTCCACGTTTCGTACGACTCCTACCGGGACAAGCTGATCGAGTGGGGGGTCCACGTTCCGAGAAGGAGAAGGAAAGGCGCTCGGTCTGGACGAAGGAAGCCCCGCGTTGCCAGGCACGGCCGCCAGCCCAGGCCTCGAGCGGTGCTTGGGGATTCCCAAAGCATTTAG
- a CDS encoding ATP-binding protein, which yields MNQRRPKVLYVDDEESNLVTFKYCFTDRFEVVVARSGKEALALMGTEPVAVLLADQRMPGMSGAELCAIAKDQFPQVVRMIVTAYADIRATVDAINSGQVSRYILKPWNEDRMAEELRIGLRAYELGLLVSESHASLLRANLQTAEASLLGQEVHEFSNPLTSLCGGLREAADLADELVTDLAIGTRRPLGKANALRKAVKTAVVVADDLSSRVELFRRGEPAMSDQRATANVNQAAEAALAILSPELRRQVRVTLRLVDVPLVAAPPIRICQVLANLLTNAIEALEPDSPRQRRVTVTTAVRDECVVVEIRDTGRGISPDALAKVFEPFVSTKGQDRPRGLGMAVVRDIVRRMHGEVRISSEVGRGTCVTVELPLAR from the coding sequence GTGAATCAGCGACGGCCGAAGGTCCTCTACGTCGATGACGAGGAGAGCAACCTCGTCACGTTCAAGTATTGCTTCACCGATCGGTTCGAGGTTGTGGTCGCCCGCTCAGGGAAGGAGGCGCTGGCCCTGATGGGCACCGAACCGGTGGCCGTGCTCCTGGCCGACCAGCGCATGCCAGGCATGTCGGGGGCGGAGCTCTGCGCCATTGCCAAGGACCAGTTCCCGCAGGTCGTACGGATGATCGTGACCGCCTACGCCGACATCCGCGCGACAGTGGACGCCATCAACTCTGGTCAGGTCAGTCGGTACATCCTCAAGCCTTGGAACGAAGACAGGATGGCGGAGGAGCTCCGGATCGGACTTCGGGCCTACGAGTTGGGCCTTCTCGTCAGCGAATCGCATGCATCGCTCCTCCGGGCCAACCTGCAGACAGCCGAGGCATCGCTGCTTGGGCAAGAGGTGCACGAGTTCTCGAACCCTCTGACGTCTCTCTGCGGAGGCTTGCGCGAAGCCGCAGATCTGGCGGACGAGCTGGTGACTGATCTCGCCATTGGTACGCGTCGGCCGCTCGGGAAGGCCAACGCGCTGAGGAAGGCGGTGAAGACCGCGGTCGTTGTGGCTGACGACTTGTCGTCTCGCGTCGAGCTGTTTAGGCGGGGTGAACCGGCTATGTCAGACCAGCGCGCTACCGCTAACGTCAACCAGGCCGCAGAGGCTGCTCTCGCCATCCTCAGCCCGGAGCTGCGCAGACAGGTCCGCGTCACGCTCAGGCTCGTCGACGTGCCCTTGGTTGCAGCGCCACCGATTCGGATCTGCCAGGTCCTAGCGAACCTTCTAACCAACGCTATCGAGGCCCTCGAGCCGGATTCACCGCGACAGCGTCGGGTCACCGTAACCACGGCCGTTCGAGACGAGTGTGTGGTAGTGGAGATCCGCGACACCGGCCGCGGGATCAGTCCCGATGCCCTGGCCAAGGTATTCGAGCCCTTCGTCAGCACCAAGGGGCAGGACCGGCCGCGCGGACTCGGGATGGCCGTAGTGCGAGACATCGTGCGTCGCATGCACGGTGAGGTGCGCATCAGCAGCGAGGTCGGTCGCGGGACCTGTGTGACCGTCGAGCTGCCCTTGGCGCGGTGA